The following are encoded in a window of Saccharothrix longispora genomic DNA:
- a CDS encoding Crp/Fnr family transcriptional regulator, with amino-acid sequence MPTTTLTQDPAWPSNSLLGRLRENTRQELLNIGTVVRYTADREVIEQDAKDTHVLLLLDGVVKVQTTDETGDTALLAIRVAGDLVGEMAALDQKPRSATVVTCGDVVAKLITSGELMSFLHRRNDVFVELIGMINDRLRWANQRRRDFLSHPAAERVARVLAELVQTYGREEAHGWTLGIPLTKVELASIAGMKPRTAEKAFSDLRKAGVVVSHLRRDVLVPDLASLRKFAGI; translated from the coding sequence ATGCCGACCACCACGTTGACACAGGATCCAGCGTGGCCCAGCAACAGCTTGCTGGGTCGCCTACGAGAGAACACCCGCCAGGAGCTGCTGAACATCGGCACGGTCGTGCGGTACACGGCCGACCGCGAGGTCATCGAGCAGGACGCGAAGGACACTCACGTCCTTCTGCTGCTCGACGGCGTGGTCAAGGTGCAGACCACGGACGAGACGGGCGACACCGCACTGCTCGCCATCAGGGTCGCGGGCGACCTCGTCGGCGAGATGGCCGCACTCGACCAGAAACCGCGTTCGGCCACCGTGGTCACGTGCGGCGACGTGGTCGCCAAACTGATCACCAGCGGTGAGCTGATGAGCTTCCTGCACCGACGGAACGACGTTTTCGTCGAATTGATAGGGATGATCAACGACCGGCTCCGCTGGGCGAACCAACGGCGCCGCGATTTCCTCTCCCACCCCGCCGCGGAACGGGTGGCGCGGGTGCTGGCCGAATTGGTGCAGACCTACGGCCGGGAAGAAGCGCACGGGTGGACGCTGGGAATTCCGCTCACGAAGGTCGAGCTCGCCTCGATCGCGGGGATGAAACCGAGGACCGCCGAGAAGGCGTTCTCCGATCTGCGGAAAGCGGGGGTGGTGGTCAGTCACCTGAGGCGTGACGTGCTGGTGCCGGATCTGGCGAGCTTGCGGAAATTCGCGGGTATCTGA
- a CDS encoding MFS transporter encodes MAQSGSSIAPTRYRWVVLAVGALAQGTNAAVFLGLPAISPQLRDHFGLSLPQVGLLLGAVNLGTVLTLVPWGAAADRRGERLVMTVGGVGAALCLALAAFDGAVVAGLALVGVGMFGASVNAASGRAVLTWFPPDRRGLAMGLRQTATPLGAALAAVVLPVLAVGAGVPAAFLALAGFTGFVALAVAALVREPPWNVRSTGRGHGLVLGDRALIRLSAASGLLVVPQFTAAALMVELLHEHRGVAVGVAAGLFAAAQVAGGLGRLVVGAWSDRAPTRIGPLKLISVLVAVGFALCAALDRAPVPVLVAVLVPTAALALCWNGVAVTAAGELAPAGRTGAALGMQNTANYLAATVTPPLVGWAAVTIGWSWALLPAAAAAVGARLLLTVPLAPRELAPELA; translated from the coding sequence ATGGCACAGAGCGGTTCGTCGATCGCCCCCACCCGGTACCGCTGGGTGGTGCTGGCGGTCGGCGCGCTGGCCCAGGGCACCAACGCCGCGGTGTTCCTGGGGCTCCCGGCGATCTCACCGCAGCTGCGCGACCACTTCGGGCTGTCGCTGCCCCAGGTCGGCCTGCTGCTCGGCGCGGTCAACCTGGGCACCGTGCTCACCCTCGTGCCGTGGGGCGCGGCGGCCGACCGCCGCGGCGAGCGGCTCGTCATGACCGTCGGCGGGGTCGGCGCGGCGCTGTGCCTGGCGCTGGCGGCGTTCGACGGGGCCGTGGTCGCCGGGCTGGCGCTGGTCGGCGTGGGGATGTTCGGCGCGAGCGTGAACGCGGCGAGCGGCCGGGCCGTGCTGACGTGGTTCCCGCCGGACCGGCGGGGGCTGGCCATGGGGCTGCGGCAGACCGCCACCCCGCTGGGCGCCGCGCTGGCGGCCGTCGTCCTCCCGGTACTGGCGGTGGGGGCCGGAGTACCGGCGGCGTTCCTCGCCCTGGCCGGGTTCACCGGGTTCGTCGCGCTCGCCGTCGCCGCCCTGGTGCGTGAACCGCCGTGGAACGTGCGGTCGACCGGCCGCGGGCACGGCCTCGTGCTGGGGGACCGCGCCCTGATCCGGCTCTCCGCCGCCAGCGGGCTGCTGGTCGTACCCCAGTTCACCGCCGCCGCGCTGATGGTCGAGCTGCTGCACGAGCACCGCGGGGTGGCCGTGGGCGTGGCCGCCGGGCTGTTCGCCGCCGCGCAGGTCGCCGGCGGCCTCGGCCGGCTCGTGGTCGGCGCCTGGTCGGACCGCGCGCCCACCCGGATCGGGCCGTTGAAGCTGATCAGCGTGCTGGTGGCGGTCGGGTTCGCGCTGTGCGCGGCGCTGGACCGGGCCCCGGTGCCGGTCCTGGTCGCGGTCCTCGTGCCCACGGCGGCGCTGGCGCTGTGCTGGAACGGCGTCGCCGTCACCGCCGCGGGGGAGCTCGCGCCGGCCGGGCGCACGGGCGCCGCGCTCGGCATGCAGAACACCGCCAACTACCTGGCGGCGACCGTGACACCCCCGCTCGTGGGCTGGGCGGCCGTCACGATCGGGTGGTCTTGGGCGCTCCTGCCGGCCGCCGCGGCGGCGGTGGGCGCGCGCCTGCTGCTAACCGTGCCGCTCGCGCCGCGCGAGCTCGCCCCAGAACTCGCGTAG
- a CDS encoding NADH:flavin oxidoreductase/NADH oxidase, producing the protein MSQLFSPLTLRSVTLPNRIAVSPMCQYSARDGLPNEWHLVHLGSRAVGGAGLVLTEATAVQAVGRISPEDTGLWSDAHTAAWRPIVEFIRANGAVAGVQLAHAGRKASTYAPFAERRGGVADADGGWTPVAPSAEAFHESYRRPEALDADGIAQVVADFAAAARRAVEAGFQVVEVHAAHGYLLHEFLSPLSNHRADAYGGPLENRTRLTREVTAAVREAVGQDVPVLVRISATDWVEGGWTAEDSVVLARDLAALGADLVDVSTGGNVPRADIPTGPGYQVPFAETVRRKADVPTGAVGLITDARQAEQVLADGSADLVLLARELLRDPYWPLHAARQLGVRTNPPRQYARAF; encoded by the coding sequence GTGAGCCAGCTGTTCAGCCCGCTGACCCTCCGATCGGTCACGCTGCCCAACCGCATCGCGGTCAGCCCGATGTGCCAGTACTCGGCCCGGGACGGCCTGCCGAACGAGTGGCACCTCGTGCACCTCGGCTCGCGGGCGGTCGGCGGGGCGGGCCTGGTGCTCACCGAGGCGACCGCCGTGCAGGCCGTCGGCCGGATCTCGCCCGAGGACACCGGTCTGTGGAGCGACGCGCACACCGCGGCGTGGCGGCCGATCGTCGAGTTCATCAGGGCCAACGGCGCGGTCGCGGGCGTGCAGCTCGCCCACGCCGGGCGCAAGGCCTCCACCTACGCCCCGTTCGCCGAGCGGCGCGGCGGGGTGGCCGACGCCGACGGCGGCTGGACGCCCGTCGCGCCGAGCGCGGAGGCGTTCCACGAGTCCTACCGCCGGCCGGAGGCACTGGACGCCGACGGGATCGCGCAGGTGGTGGCCGACTTCGCCGCCGCGGCGCGCCGCGCGGTCGAGGCCGGCTTCCAGGTCGTCGAGGTGCACGCCGCGCACGGCTACCTCCTGCACGAGTTCCTCTCGCCGCTCAGCAACCACCGCGCGGACGCCTACGGCGGTCCGCTGGAGAACCGCACCCGGCTCACCCGCGAGGTCACCGCCGCCGTCCGGGAGGCCGTGGGCCAGGACGTGCCGGTGCTCGTGCGCATCTCCGCCACCGACTGGGTCGAGGGCGGCTGGACCGCGGAGGACAGCGTCGTGCTGGCACGCGACCTCGCGGCCCTGGGCGCGGACCTGGTCGACGTGTCCACCGGCGGCAACGTGCCGCGGGCCGACATCCCGACCGGACCCGGGTACCAGGTGCCGTTCGCCGAGACCGTGCGGCGGAAGGCCGACGTGCCCACCGGGGCGGTCGGTCTCATCACCGACGCCCGGCAGGCGGAGCAGGTCCTCGCCGATGGCTCAGCCGACCTGGTGCTGCTGGCGCGTGAGCTGCTCCGCGACCCGTACTGGCCGCTGCACGCGGCGCGGCAGCTCGGGGTGCGGACCAACCCGCCACGGCAGTACGCCAGGGCGTTCTAG
- a CDS encoding DUF3073 domain-containing protein — MGRGRAKAKQTKVARELKYSSHNIDVDALQRELSSGESAAGRRSEERFDDPSDDEYDDYRR; from the coding sequence ATGGGGCGCGGCCGAGCGAAGGCCAAGCAGACCAAGGTGGCGAGGGAGCTGAAATACAGCTCTCACAACATCGACGTCGACGCCTTGCAACGCGAGCTGTCCAGCGGCGAGTCCGCCGCAGGTCGCCGAAGCGAAGAACGCTTCGACGACCCGTCGGACGACGAATACGACGACTACCGTCGCTGA